Proteins encoded in a region of the Gemmatimonadota bacterium genome:
- a CDS encoding protein kinase produces the protein MHVASALDGVDQDLDALIQLATDPDLGGRPSASEFLAESERIIGALAQEASAAADAGRWVHPMDAEQGAELQGGFVVKRRLGSGSTALALQVERDGRIGVLKIAREESLNDRIKQEGEILRRLRHQHVVELLDVVEVSGLWALFLEMAGEQTLAYRLRMEGALTLELLQRFGDELLAVVDWLEQQAIPHRDLKPDNIGVATTPSRKLTLRLFDFSLSSTPADNIRAGTPGYLDPFLEERRPRRWDAAAERYSAAVTLHEMATGTLPVWGDGRQHPMTLDADVKPTLAVDRLDPAVRDGLSRFFSKALGRDPKRRFDTAEAMRTAWREIFSAIDEPTSTGDSSTEGGEADAFASLATADRHAPLSVLGLSPRVLNALERLGAQRERPGGHAADSALPARGDRCRHHAGDKAADRCSRSCLCRARVG, from the coding sequence TTGCACGTCGCCTCGGCGCTGGATGGCGTCGACCAGGACCTCGATGCGCTCATCCAGCTCGCCACCGATCCGGACCTCGGGGGTCGTCCTAGCGCTAGCGAGTTCCTTGCGGAATCGGAGCGCATCATCGGGGCACTGGCGCAGGAAGCGAGCGCCGCCGCCGATGCAGGCCGATGGGTTCACCCGATGGATGCGGAACAAGGCGCCGAGCTGCAGGGTGGATTCGTCGTGAAGCGACGGCTCGGCTCGGGCTCCACGGCGCTCGCGTTGCAGGTGGAGCGCGATGGACGAATCGGCGTCCTGAAGATCGCCCGCGAGGAATCGCTCAACGACCGCATCAAGCAGGAAGGGGAAATCCTCCGCCGGCTTCGTCATCAGCATGTGGTCGAATTGCTGGACGTCGTCGAGGTCTCGGGCCTGTGGGCACTGTTCCTGGAGATGGCTGGCGAGCAGACGCTTGCCTATCGCCTCCGCATGGAGGGGGCGCTCACGCTCGAATTGCTACAGCGCTTCGGGGATGAGCTGCTGGCGGTCGTGGACTGGCTGGAACAACAGGCGATCCCGCATCGCGACCTCAAGCCTGACAACATCGGCGTTGCCACGACGCCCTCGCGCAAGCTCACGCTGCGCCTCTTCGACTTCTCGCTGAGCAGCACGCCTGCCGACAACATACGAGCCGGGACACCGGGCTACCTCGATCCCTTCCTTGAAGAACGGCGCCCGCGCCGTTGGGACGCCGCCGCTGAGCGCTATTCGGCGGCGGTGACGCTGCATGAGATGGCAACGGGAACGCTCCCGGTGTGGGGCGACGGCCGTCAGCACCCGATGACACTCGACGCCGACGTCAAGCCGACACTGGCGGTGGACCGTCTCGACCCGGCCGTTCGGGACGGGCTGAGTCGTTTCTTCAGCAAAGCCTTAGGGCGTGACCCCAAGCGGCGATTCGACACCGCGGAAGCAATGCGAACGGCGTGGCGCGAGATCTTCAGCGCCATCGACGAGCCGACGAGCACGGGCGATTCCTCGACAGAAGGGGGAGAAGCCGACGCCTTCGCTTCGTTGGCTACCGCGGACCGTCACGCTCCGCTTTCGGTACTTGGGCTGTCCCCGCGCGTGCTCAATGCCTTGGAACGGTTAGGCGCGCAGCGTGAGCGACCTGGTGGACATGCCGCGGACTCGGCTCTACCTGCACGCGGGGATCGGTGTCGCCACCATGCGGGAGATAAGGCGGCTGACCGATGCAGCCGCTCGTGCCTTTGCCGAGCGAGGGTTGGCTGA
- a CDS encoding NERD domain-containing protein yields the protein MPSPRWTTVSESAFPWEAEAIAHIRDRLPESDSFRGWSNFEFVAQDGAVSEVDTLILTPTRLLLIEIKSAPGTVRADSGAWRWSWPDGRQTVDENPLFLASRKAKRLAGLLKSTRALKGKGAPYVEELVFLSNRDAKAEFTGPAGTASRALGAARPDRDLNAFIASCADDVLRPRMDWKHIGAVLRAMDELNIRPVQREFAAGQWKLAQLIEDTAIYQDYVAEHTKVAGSHRRVRVYPWPASGPDTGRKARREAALREFRLLDRADIHPGILRAYSFEETERGPAIVFEHPVPSERLDAFLLRRAPALDLRQRLRLVRELADALTWAHAHGLHHRTLTPSAVLVVDPDGEAPTVKIFNWQVGSLAEGTADGSTLTWHDFIQVGPRWP from the coding sequence ATGCCCTCCCCCCGCTGGACCACCGTCTCCGAATCGGCCTTCCCCTGGGAAGCCGAGGCGATCGCCCACATCCGCGATCGCCTCCCGGAGTCGGATTCGTTTCGCGGCTGGTCCAACTTCGAGTTCGTCGCCCAGGATGGCGCGGTCAGCGAAGTCGATACGCTGATCCTCACGCCGACGCGACTCCTCCTCATCGAGATCAAGAGCGCGCCGGGCACCGTCCGCGCTGACTCCGGGGCCTGGCGATGGTCGTGGCCCGATGGCAGGCAGACAGTCGATGAGAACCCGCTCTTCCTCGCATCCAGAAAGGCGAAACGTCTGGCGGGACTGCTGAAGTCGACGCGCGCGCTGAAGGGAAAGGGCGCTCCGTATGTGGAGGAGCTGGTCTTCCTCAGCAATCGCGATGCGAAGGCGGAGTTCACCGGCCCGGCCGGTACTGCGTCTCGTGCGCTCGGCGCCGCAAGGCCCGACCGCGACCTCAACGCCTTCATCGCGAGTTGCGCCGACGACGTCCTTCGACCGCGGATGGACTGGAAGCACATCGGCGCCGTGCTTCGCGCGATGGATGAGTTGAACATCCGCCCGGTCCAGCGAGAATTCGCGGCGGGGCAGTGGAAGCTCGCACAGCTCATCGAAGACACCGCCATCTATCAGGACTACGTCGCCGAGCACACCAAGGTCGCGGGAAGCCATCGTCGCGTCAGGGTGTACCCGTGGCCGGCATCCGGTCCTGACACCGGACGCAAGGCGCGCCGTGAAGCGGCACTCCGCGAGTTCCGCCTGCTCGATCGCGCCGACATCCATCCGGGGATCCTCAGGGCCTATTCATTTGAGGAGACGGAGCGCGGGCCGGCGATCGTCTTCGAGCACCCGGTCCCCTCCGAGCGGCTGGACGCATTCCTCCTTCGTCGCGCTCCAGCGCTGGACCTGCGCCAGCGACTGCGTCTCGTTCGCGAACTCGCCGATGCGCTCACCTGGGCTCACGCGCACGGGCTGCATCACCGAACGCTCACGCCCAGCGCGGTTCTCGTCGTCGACCCCGATGGCGAAGCGCCGACCGTCAAGATCTTCAACTGGCAGGTCGGGTCGCTCGCCGAAGGAACGGCAGACGGCTCGACACTGACGTGGCACGACTTCATCCAGGTGGGGCCTCGGTGGCCGTGA
- a CDS encoding AIPR family protein, whose product MSHAIHEVIEPLSAHLRKAYPNKSLEHAFQRWYAEMRFGKSGHANVTHHFVDGPGDLGIDYVVETQTGFVVLQAKFSQTSLDVAVPMHWYKNFEAAMDHLVYATDDDAFERWLNGSNKMATRDLYRRIRDAYAQRRQVRFVFLTTRPRGRGTEERYRIEAREEVAYLWSLHQEGLVAPFEELNLDLRKVQIHKTQTGRLLTAEVRIREILLAMHGSRAEGGAPDRLFDQNVRSYLGSSAPNRGIVASYKGDPDSFFAKHNGIYLIAPTVTKFSGRSRWHLRYPSVINGAQTLWSLYTSVNRDDLNNASVLVRVLETTNRKSRDAIIAATNTQNAMQTSALLAHHESLPEVARRLDGCAIFLERQQKSWVNQYRSALVDTGRSR is encoded by the coding sequence ATGTCCCACGCTATCCACGAAGTGATCGAGCCGCTCTCGGCGCATCTGCGGAAAGCCTACCCCAACAAGAGCCTCGAGCACGCATTCCAGCGCTGGTATGCGGAGATGCGCTTCGGCAAGAGCGGTCATGCCAACGTGACGCATCACTTCGTGGACGGGCCCGGGGACCTAGGAATCGACTATGTCGTCGAGACTCAGACCGGATTTGTCGTGCTTCAGGCGAAGTTCAGCCAGACAAGTCTCGACGTTGCCGTGCCCATGCACTGGTACAAGAACTTTGAAGCAGCTATGGATCACCTCGTGTACGCGACTGACGACGATGCGTTCGAGCGGTGGTTGAACGGCAGCAACAAGATGGCGACGCGCGACCTGTACCGGCGTATTCGGGATGCCTACGCGCAGAGGAGGCAGGTGCGCTTCGTGTTCCTGACCACGCGACCGAGAGGCCGTGGTACAGAGGAGCGCTATCGTATCGAGGCGCGCGAAGAGGTGGCCTACCTCTGGTCACTGCACCAGGAGGGGCTGGTCGCGCCGTTTGAGGAGCTGAACCTTGATCTCAGGAAGGTGCAGATTCACAAGACGCAGACCGGGAGGCTTCTGACAGCAGAAGTTCGCATCCGGGAGATCTTGTTGGCGATGCATGGTAGCAGAGCAGAGGGAGGCGCGCCTGATCGACTGTTCGACCAGAATGTGAGGTCCTATCTGGGCAGCTCCGCTCCGAACCGTGGGATCGTGGCGTCCTACAAAGGTGATCCCGACAGTTTCTTTGCCAAGCACAATGGCATCTATCTCATCGCACCCACGGTGACGAAGTTCTCGGGCCGGTCACGGTGGCACCTGCGCTATCCAAGCGTAATCAATGGCGCACAGACACTTTGGTCTCTCTACACGTCCGTGAATCGGGATGACCTGAACAACGCAAGTGTCCTTGTGCGAGTGCTGGAGACAACCAACAGGAAGAGCCGCGACGCGATCATTGCGGCCACAAACACCCAGAATGCAATGCAGACGTCAGCACTGCTCGCGCATCATGAGAGTCTTCCCGAGGTGGCACGTCGGCTCGATGGGTGCGCAATCTTTCTCGAACGGCAGCAGAAGTCCTGGGTCAACCAGTACAGAAGTGCGCTGGTGGACACCGGCCGGTCAAGGTGA
- a CDS encoding DUF2075 domain-containing protein yields MIEKATKDKGARGVVQKATGYTPIDTQTLGKLRKKRGKAWLGDAAKWRANVKTLRALGVPFRDGSEDSTHLVSIVDEAHALINPEHKEGRGQYGFVVTLGPQAYHVIRSSMLSVFLLDPLQGFRSRENTTIEDLRTWSRELCGEDPLEVSLEGMQFRCAGSAEYVRWVESLLAGAPTAENANLARSWHSATPRARANEGKRAKSGRMEVTLFDEPES; encoded by the coding sequence TTGATCGAGAAGGCCACGAAAGACAAGGGTGCGCGAGGAGTGGTGCAGAAGGCCACCGGCTACACTCCCATCGACACGCAAACCCTCGGCAAGCTCCGCAAGAAGCGCGGCAAGGCGTGGCTAGGTGATGCCGCGAAATGGCGTGCCAATGTCAAGACGCTGCGGGCGCTCGGTGTCCCCTTCCGCGACGGTTCGGAGGATAGCACCCATCTCGTCTCCATCGTCGACGAGGCACACGCGCTCATCAATCCGGAGCACAAGGAGGGCCGCGGCCAGTACGGGTTCGTCGTGACCCTCGGGCCGCAGGCGTATCACGTGATCCGCAGCTCGATGCTCAGCGTCTTCCTGCTCGATCCTCTTCAGGGCTTTCGCTCCCGCGAGAACACCACCATCGAGGATCTGCGCACGTGGTCTCGAGAACTCTGCGGCGAGGATCCGCTCGAGGTGAGCCTGGAGGGAATGCAGTTCCGTTGTGCGGGTTCAGCGGAGTATGTGCGGTGGGTGGAGTCGCTCCTCGCTGGAGCGCCGACCGCGGAGAACGCGAACCTGGCAAGATCCTGGCACAGCGCGACGCCACGCGCACGAGCTAACGAGGGCAAGCGCGCAAAATCGGGGCGCATGGAGGTGACTCTCTTCGACGAACCCGAGTCGTGA
- a CDS encoding uracil-DNA glycosylase encodes MMATTEFDAPKSLRLESIRKARRIRLREPHISTLTEFVEQVREERECVDLVPYFDPADGGIEAECLFLLEAPGPQAVASGFVSRNNPDESAKNWHQANALAKLRRTRTASWSIIPWYIGDGGRIRTPRPADIDEGWSYLQVLLELLPRLRLIALVGRHAQAMHPRLVALRLPMVVHAHAASSPQFVNRQPVIRHPERFSSKSRSCSTA; translated from the coding sequence ATGATGGCTACCACCGAGTTCGATGCGCCGAAAAGCTTGCGCCTTGAGTCGATTCGCAAGGCGCGACGCATCAGGCTTCGCGAGCCTCACATATCGACGCTCACCGAGTTTGTCGAACAAGTGCGCGAGGAGCGCGAGTGCGTCGACCTCGTTCCGTATTTCGATCCTGCCGATGGCGGAATCGAAGCGGAGTGTTTGTTCCTCCTGGAGGCCCCTGGGCCACAGGCCGTCGCGAGCGGCTTCGTCTCGCGAAACAACCCGGACGAATCTGCAAAGAACTGGCATCAAGCGAACGCGCTCGCGAAGCTGCGGCGCACCCGCACTGCATCGTGGAGCATCATCCCGTGGTACATTGGCGATGGAGGCCGAATCAGGACACCGCGCCCGGCCGACATCGATGAGGGCTGGTCGTACCTGCAGGTGCTACTCGAGCTACTTCCACGACTGCGCCTGATTGCGTTGGTGGGCAGGCATGCCCAAGCCATGCACCCGCGGTTAGTGGCACTGCGCCTGCCGATGGTCGTTCATGCACACGCCGCATCGAGCCCGCAGTTCGTCAATCGGCAACCGGTAATCAGACATCCTGAACGCTTCAGTTCGAAATCGCGATCATGCTCGACCGCCTGA
- a CDS encoding DUF429 domain-containing protein: MVALGVDGCEDGWLVVQSDGDALSVRIESTLADILAASPAGAVIAIDIPIGLPTSGARRCDVEARKLLGRIRGSSVFPAPVRATLGARTYADACTRHRRVDGRAISQQCYALLPKIEEVDATLLALPEPQRSVKEIHPEVSFAIWNGGIPMMDPKRTLRGRTARTAIIDQHWPTARRDAKAQLPRRGWAADDLNDALAAMWTAERIAAGTALCLPESPQVDEVGLRMEMA; the protein is encoded by the coding sequence CTGGTCGCTCTCGGCGTCGATGGATGTGAAGACGGATGGCTCGTCGTCCAAAGCGATGGAGATGCCCTCTCGGTCCGTATTGAGTCGACGCTGGCCGATATACTCGCTGCGAGCCCGGCCGGCGCCGTAATCGCCATCGACATTCCGATTGGCCTCCCGACATCGGGAGCGCGAAGATGTGATGTGGAGGCGCGTAAGTTGCTCGGGCGCATTCGAGGGAGCTCGGTCTTTCCGGCGCCGGTGCGCGCGACGCTGGGCGCCCGCACGTACGCCGATGCCTGCACCAGGCATCGGCGAGTTGACGGACGTGCGATCAGCCAACAGTGCTACGCCTTGCTCCCAAAGATCGAGGAGGTCGACGCGACGCTTCTGGCCCTGCCGGAGCCACAAAGATCAGTGAAGGAGATCCATCCAGAGGTGTCATTCGCGATCTGGAATGGTGGAATCCCCATGATGGACCCGAAGCGCACGCTTCGAGGCAGGACCGCACGTACAGCGATCATCGACCAGCACTGGCCGACGGCGAGACGCGACGCCAAAGCACAGCTACCGCGGAGGGGATGGGCTGCAGACGACCTGAATGATGCCCTCGCGGCAATGTGGACCGCCGAGCGAATCGCGGCCGGAACGGCGCTCTGCCTACCAGAGTCTCCGCAGGTTGATGAGGTGGGGCTTCGAATGGAGATGGCCTAA
- a CDS encoding nucleotide pyrophosphohydrolase: MTTDRLEQIRDRLRQFTEERDWAQFHTPKNLAMAVVSESGELAAELRWVEGARSDEFVRTSPGQERVAQEVADVAISLLLFCNGAEIDLLEAVEQKIESNAVRHPVELARGNSLRPRVNETGDPT; this comes from the coding sequence ATGACGACTGATCGGCTCGAGCAGATCCGCGATCGCCTGCGCCAGTTCACCGAGGAGCGCGACTGGGCACAGTTCCACACGCCGAAGAACCTGGCGATGGCGGTGGTGAGCGAGTCGGGGGAGCTGGCGGCGGAGCTGCGGTGGGTCGAGGGGGCTCGATCGGACGAGTTCGTGCGGACGTCGCCGGGGCAGGAGCGCGTGGCGCAAGAGGTGGCGGACGTGGCGATCTCGCTGCTGCTGTTCTGTAATGGGGCGGAGATCGACCTGCTGGAGGCCGTGGAGCAGAAGATCGAGTCGAATGCGGTGCGGCATCCGGTGGAGTTGGCGCGTGGGAACTCCCTGAGACCGCGCGTCAACGAGACGGGGGATCCAACATGA
- a CDS encoding DUF3427 domain-containing protein: MIILFVTLDKTTMQKDHQYEDAFLSPTEFRWQSQNRTSRDSRSGRELAEHAKLGIGVHLFVRQTGKVNGVTQPFAYMGELEFERWEGDKPITVWWKMKTDVPSELRRPLKLK, from the coding sequence TTGATCATCCTGTTCGTGACGCTCGACAAGACGACGATGCAGAAGGACCATCAGTATGAGGACGCCTTCTTGTCGCCCACAGAGTTTCGATGGCAGAGTCAGAATCGGACTTCAAGGGACAGTCGGTCAGGAAGGGAGCTGGCGGAGCATGCGAAGCTGGGGATTGGTGTTCATCTCTTCGTGCGTCAGACGGGAAAAGTGAACGGGGTAACACAGCCATTCGCGTATATGGGAGAACTGGAATTCGAGCGGTGGGAGGGCGATAAGCCGATCACTGTGTGGTGGAAAATGAAGACTGATGTTCCGAGCGAGCTCCGACGACCGTTGAAGTTGAAGTGA
- a CDS encoding DEAD/DEAH box helicase family protein yields MGLNVDSKPSEDAGGEEPESACPFCAIPDDACLLAEETVRAIWDGFPVSPGHSLIIPRRHIPTWFDASVDEQDAITRLVDRVRVEVDKRYSPDGYNIGVNVGRAAGQTVFHLHVHVIPRYRGDVVDPTGGVRFVIPHKANYTQSPEQLGAPHARALVRGATDPFLPHLLAHLDNARRVDIAVAFILESGVRLIEERLRDVLARGGRIRLLTGKYLGVTEPEALLRLLDLGEGADVKVFEGGATSFHLKSYIVHSKEGTGTAFVGSSNISRSALKEGVEWNYRVLTSRDGEGFRDVQRGFEELFRDELAVRIDAEWVARYKASRRVATPTVTGVVPETPPAPPMPHQVQREALAALANTRARGSTAGLVVLATGLGKTWLSAFDTLATRAKRILFVAHREEILDQALRTYRMLRPAAILGKYTGTERAPDAEVLFASIQTLGRQRHLDRFPGDHFDYIVVDEFHHASAETYRRLLDHFAPDFLLGLTATPERTDGADLLSLCGGNLVYRCDVADGIRRGLLSPFEYYGVPDEVDYTNIPWRSNRFDEEALSTAVATQSRASNALDQLERRGGQRTLAFCVSQRHADFMKKFFILNGKRAAAVYAGPDSDPRAHSLEMLQTGELDVLCAVDMFNEGVDLPEIDTVMMLRPTESQILWLQQFGRGLRYREGKRLKVIDYIGNHRTFLLKPRTLFALTGGDAEVSQALRIVADGRGSELLPPGCEVTYDLEALDILTQLLEQRGRGGDVFEAYYREYRERTDRRPTAAEAFIDGYDPKAVRQRYGSWFQFVQSMGDLSVMEGQAADHLRGFLAALEITPMTKSFKMVVLLAMIAEEAFPGSISIAQLIERVRLMARRQSAVRTEMGEALEDASAMRTLLEQNPIQAWVGGRGTGGDAYFRYEDGVLSTTMSVAPGLREVAASLARELAEWRLAVYVRRAGLNDGAPRIVCRVSHAGDNAILFLPSRDRNPGIPEGWVTVMADGEEYQANFVKIAVNVMHRVDSDTNVLSDLLRRWFGPRAGQPGTKQEAVFTKEDNGYRLSPWSSDEKTGPHLWEKYKRAEVPKLFGFDFKGMESQSGVITRPG; encoded by the coding sequence ATGGGGTTGAATGTCGATTCTAAGCCAAGCGAGGATGCTGGAGGGGAGGAGCCGGAGTCTGCGTGCCCGTTCTGCGCTATCCCGGATGATGCATGTCTCCTGGCAGAGGAGACGGTACGGGCGATATGGGATGGCTTCCCGGTCTCACCGGGACATTCGCTCATCATACCTCGCCGGCACATCCCCACGTGGTTCGACGCCTCAGTCGACGAGCAGGACGCCATCACAAGGCTGGTGGATAGAGTCAGGGTCGAGGTCGACAAACGCTACTCGCCCGACGGCTACAACATCGGCGTCAACGTTGGGAGAGCAGCGGGACAAACGGTGTTCCACCTCCACGTGCACGTCATACCGAGGTACCGGGGCGACGTCGTTGACCCGACGGGTGGCGTTCGCTTTGTCATTCCGCACAAAGCGAACTACACGCAGTCGCCGGAACAGCTGGGTGCGCCACACGCGCGCGCGCTTGTTCGCGGAGCAACCGATCCGTTCCTCCCGCACTTGCTCGCCCACCTCGACAACGCGCGCCGCGTCGACATTGCCGTTGCCTTCATCCTTGAGAGCGGCGTACGGCTCATTGAGGAGCGACTGCGCGATGTTCTCGCACGTGGCGGGCGCATTCGCCTTCTAACCGGGAAGTACCTGGGAGTGACGGAGCCGGAGGCACTGCTTCGTCTACTCGATCTCGGTGAGGGAGCCGACGTCAAGGTCTTCGAAGGCGGCGCTACAAGCTTCCATCTCAAGAGCTACATCGTTCACTCGAAGGAAGGTACAGGGACAGCGTTCGTTGGCAGTTCGAACATCAGCAGGAGCGCGCTCAAGGAAGGCGTAGAGTGGAACTACCGCGTTCTCACGTCGCGAGACGGAGAGGGATTCCGCGACGTGCAGCGTGGCTTCGAAGAGCTCTTTCGCGATGAGCTCGCAGTTCGCATCGACGCCGAGTGGGTAGCGCGGTACAAGGCTTCGCGGCGGGTCGCAACGCCGACCGTGACTGGCGTTGTCCCGGAGACGCCTCCGGCGCCACCAATGCCACACCAGGTCCAGCGTGAAGCCCTAGCCGCGCTGGCAAACACACGCGCCCGCGGTAGCACCGCTGGATTGGTCGTCCTGGCGACCGGGCTAGGGAAGACTTGGCTGAGCGCCTTCGACACTCTCGCGACGAGGGCCAAGCGAATCCTGTTCGTCGCGCACCGAGAGGAGATCCTCGATCAGGCGCTGCGGACGTATCGGATGCTGCGGCCGGCGGCGATTCTGGGGAAGTATACGGGGACTGAACGGGCGCCGGATGCGGAGGTTCTCTTCGCGTCTATTCAGACGCTGGGACGCCAGCGGCATCTCGATCGTTTTCCCGGCGATCACTTCGACTACATCGTCGTCGACGAATTCCACCACGCGTCGGCAGAGACCTATCGTCGCCTGCTCGATCACTTTGCCCCAGACTTCCTGCTCGGCCTCACCGCGACGCCAGAGCGAACGGACGGTGCAGACCTGCTGTCGCTGTGTGGCGGAAATCTCGTATACCGCTGCGATGTGGCGGATGGCATTCGACGCGGACTGCTTTCCCCCTTCGAGTACTACGGTGTGCCAGACGAGGTGGACTACACCAACATTCCGTGGCGGAGCAATCGATTCGACGAAGAAGCCCTGTCGACCGCGGTCGCCACACAATCTCGAGCCAGCAATGCACTCGACCAGCTAGAGCGCCGTGGAGGACAGCGGACCCTGGCCTTCTGCGTCTCGCAGCGTCACGCCGACTTCATGAAGAAGTTCTTCATTCTGAACGGCAAGCGCGCGGCGGCTGTATACGCAGGGCCAGACAGCGATCCTCGGGCGCACTCGTTGGAAATGTTGCAGACTGGCGAGCTCGATGTGCTGTGCGCCGTCGACATGTTCAACGAAGGGGTCGATCTCCCCGAGATCGATACCGTCATGATGCTCCGGCCGACCGAATCTCAGATCCTATGGCTTCAGCAGTTCGGCCGCGGACTCCGCTACCGAGAAGGAAAGCGACTCAAGGTCATCGACTACATCGGGAATCATCGCACATTCCTGTTGAAGCCGAGGACGCTCTTTGCTCTGACCGGGGGCGACGCCGAGGTCTCACAGGCGCTCCGGATCGTCGCTGATGGGCGTGGCAGTGAGCTCCTCCCGCCGGGGTGCGAGGTGACCTACGACCTCGAGGCGCTGGACATCCTTACGCAGCTCCTCGAACAGCGGGGACGTGGGGGAGATGTCTTCGAGGCGTACTATCGGGAGTACCGCGAGCGGACTGATAGGCGCCCCACGGCGGCCGAGGCTTTCATCGATGGATACGATCCGAAGGCGGTGCGCCAGCGGTACGGATCGTGGTTCCAGTTCGTGCAGTCCATGGGTGATCTCTCGGTGATGGAAGGGCAAGCTGCGGATCACTTGCGCGGATTCCTGGCAGCGCTCGAGATCACCCCGATGACCAAGAGCTTCAAGATGGTGGTGCTCCTGGCGATGATCGCGGAAGAGGCCTTCCCCGGTAGCATCTCGATCGCGCAGCTGATCGAGCGCGTTCGACTGATGGCGCGCCGGCAGTCGGCGGTGCGAACGGAAATGGGAGAGGCTCTCGAGGACGCGAGTGCGATGCGCACGCTGCTGGAGCAGAACCCCATCCAGGCGTGGGTAGGCGGGCGCGGGACGGGAGGAGACGCGTACTTCCGTTATGAAGACGGCGTGCTTTCGACCACCATGTCCGTCGCGCCAGGGCTGCGAGAGGTGGCCGCCTCTCTGGCTCGTGAGTTGGCCGAGTGGCGTCTTGCCGTCTACGTGCGGCGCGCTGGGCTGAACGATGGCGCGCCGCGCATTGTCTGCCGTGTGTCGCATGCGGGCGACAACGCGATCCTCTTTCTCCCCTCACGCGATCGAAACCCTGGGATCCCCGAGGGATGGGTGACCGTGATGGCCGACGGCGAGGAATACCAGGCCAATTTCGTGAAGATCGCGGTGAACGTCATGCACCGCGTGGATTCCGACACGAATGTCCTCAGCGATCTCTTGCGCCGGTGGTTCGGTCCGCGGGCCGGACAGCCGGGAACGAAGCAGGAGGCAGTCTTCACCAAGGAAGACAACGGCTATCGCCTATCGCCATGGAGTTCGGACGAGAAGACGGGGCCGCACTTGTGGGAGAAGTACAAGCGAGCCGAGGTGCCAAAGTTGTTTGGGTTCGACTTCAAGGGGATGGAGTCGCAGTCAGGGGTGATAACGAGACCAGGTTGA
- a CDS encoding SprT-like domain-containing protein, whose translation MIETCRDVEIRFSPRLKRALGRWYPGTAKISLHHALQSADRALLAEVVGHELAHLVARARFGRVRPHGAEWRTLMTQAGLDPRTSMPLPATAVQRPAPRKATTSYHHRCPVCQSQRTARRPVSRWRCAECVAAGLSGELVVTRRVWRG comes from the coding sequence ATGATCGAGACCTGCCGGGACGTCGAGATTCGCTTTTCGCCACGACTGAAGCGTGCGCTTGGGCGTTGGTACCCGGGTACAGCGAAGATCTCACTGCACCACGCATTGCAGTCCGCTGATCGCGCACTCCTCGCGGAGGTCGTTGGCCACGAGCTGGCCCACCTGGTTGCGCGGGCGCGATTCGGCCGGGTTCGGCCACACGGGGCGGAGTGGCGAACGCTCATGACTCAGGCTGGGCTCGATCCCAGGACTTCCATGCCCTTGCCAGCGACTGCTGTCCAACGGCCGGCACCTCGGAAGGCGACGACGTCCTATCACCATCGCTGTCCGGTGTGCCAGTCACAGCGGACAGCTCGGCGGCCGGTCTCTCGCTGGCGCTGTGCTGAATGCGTTGCAGCTGGCCTGTCGGGCGAGCTGGTCGTAACACGGCGAGTGTGGAGAGGGTGA
- a CDS encoding nucleotide pyrophosphohydrolase — translation MSTDRLQQIRHRLRQFTEERDWGQFHNPKNLAMAVVSEAGELAAELRWVEGAQSDDFMRTSPGRERVAQEVADVAIALLLFCDRAEIDLLEAIERKIEVNAGRYPVEVARGKAERPPLDATPERTMTTSTFIVQPDGRLLALRESPNEYTHTRQASGGNTEEGPGRRHDRSP, via the coding sequence ATGAGCACCGACCGACTGCAGCAGATTCGTCATCGCCTTCGGCAGTTCACCGAGGAGCGAGACTGGGGACAGTTCCACAATCCGAAGAATCTCGCGATGGCGGTGGTGAGCGAGGCGGGGGAGCTGGCGGCGGAGCTGCGCTGGGTGGAGGGGGCGCAGTCGGATGACTTCATGCGGACGTCGCCGGGGCGGGAGCGTGTGGCGCAGGAGGTGGCGGACGTGGCGATCGCGCTGCTGCTGTTCTGTGATAGGGCGGAGATCGACCTGCTGGAGGCGATCGAGCGGAAGATCGAAGTGAATGCGGGGCGGTATCCGGTGGAGGTGGCGCGGGGGAAGGCGGAGAGGCCGCCGCTCGACGCGACTCCCGAGCGCACCATGACCACCAGCACCTTCATCGTTCAACCAGATGGCAGACTCCTCGCTCTGCGCGAGTCGCCGAACGAGTACACCCACACGAGACAGGCGTCTGGTGGCAACACGGAGGAGGGCCCTGGGCGCAGACATGACCGCTCACCATAG